Proteins co-encoded in one Methanobrevibacter gottschalkii DSM 11977 genomic window:
- a CDS encoding YczE/YyaS/YitT family protein → MNIGIALSIKSNLGSTPVVAVPYAISLITSVDLGYCNMIFQGFLVLVELILLGRAFKPKHFLQFFVGVIFGIFTSLSMFILSFLPLANSLTFQIIFLISGIVLLAFGLFLYVPMNAVPVSVDGVTQALAILTNQSFAKTKIIFDISMISISLIVLFTFTGHINGSVGIVTIIAAVSIGATVKLINIVYAKISGNEADLKKM, encoded by the coding sequence ATGAACATTGGAATTGCATTATCAATCAAATCCAATTTAGGTTCAACTCCTGTTGTGGCAGTGCCTTATGCTATTAGTTTAATAACTTCAGTTGATCTCGGTTATTGCAACATGATATTTCAAGGTTTTTTAGTTTTAGTGGAGTTAATTCTTCTTGGAAGAGCATTTAAACCAAAACATTTCTTACAATTTTTCGTTGGAGTAATATTCGGAATATTTACTTCACTTTCAATGTTTATATTGAGTTTTTTGCCTCTTGCTAATAGTTTAACCTTTCAGATTATTTTCTTAATTTCAGGCATTGTTCTCTTGGCATTTGGTTTATTCTTATATGTTCCAATGAATGCTGTTCCAGTTTCCGTTGATGGTGTAACACAAGCATTAGCTATTTTAACTAATCAATCATTTGCAAAAACCAAAATTATTTTTGATATATCTATGATAAGCATCTCATTGATTGTATTATTCACCTTCACCGGACATATTAATGGGAGTGTGGGTATTGTAACTATAATTGCCGCAGTCTCAATTGGAGCAACTGTGAAATTAATTAATATTGTTTATGCTAAGATATCTGGAAATGAAGCTGATTTAAAGAAAATGTAG
- a CDS encoding YczE/YyaS/YitT family protein, translated as MWVKRILSFVIGLLIMSFGVAFSIVSLLGTTPISSISYSLALITNIDIGITTFIFNAALIVMQLLILRSKFHKKRLLQLINCVLFGYFTDVALYFVAFIPFDSSLWMSVLFLLISIFLTAFGIFIYMPANIAPLPGEGCVEAIAIVTGWRFSTIKIGFDASMVVMSLIMCGLWYTDMFGAVYIGTIISAIMVGFTLRQINNIYAHITGAQINVVNK; from the coding sequence ATGTGGGTTAAAAGAATATTGTCATTTGTTATTGGTTTATTAATAATGTCATTCGGTGTTGCATTTTCAATTGTGTCACTTCTTGGAACAACTCCTATAAGTTCTATTTCTTATTCGCTGGCATTAATTACCAATATCGATATTGGAATTACAACATTCATATTCAATGCAGCATTAATTGTTATGCAATTATTAATCTTAAGATCAAAATTCCATAAAAAAAGATTGCTTCAATTGATTAACTGTGTGTTATTCGGATACTTTACCGATGTAGCACTTTACTTTGTTGCATTTATTCCATTTGACTCATCATTATGGATGTCTGTTTTATTCTTGCTCATAAGTATCTTTTTAACTGCATTTGGAATATTCATTTACATGCCGGCTAATATCGCACCACTTCCAGGTGAAGGATGTGTTGAGGCAATTGCAATTGTTACTGGATGGAGATTTTCAACTATAAAAATTGGTTTTGATGCTTCAATGGTTGTGATGTCATTAATAATGTGCGGATTATGGTATACAGATATGTTTGGTGCAGTTTACATTGGAACAATTATCTCAGCCATCATGGTTGGTTTTACTTTAAGACAAATTAATAATATATATGCTCACATTACTGGAGCTCAAATTAATGTTGTAAATAAATAA
- a CDS encoding 6-hydroxymethylpterin diphosphokinase MptE-like protein produces MEFGLWEKYYKDIIEDFGFSRSGDEKSAKLLDEILSTEGCLTLDDLSQIVGFSDKFIVFGAGPSLKNHVLMLKENHDLKDYVLVAADGATTALIEEKISPDIVCTDLDGNVDDILLANLRGANMVIHAHGDNIDKVATLSSLFSNVLGTTQAQPIGNLYNFGGFTDGDRALFLSVALGASEIILAGMDFGDKVTKYSRPDLEVKVEGADEFKRKKLLYAEKFTNWITENEPVNVINLLE; encoded by the coding sequence ATGGAATTCGGACTCTGGGAAAAATATTATAAAGACATAATTGAGGATTTTGGATTTTCAAGAAGTGGTGATGAGAAATCAGCAAAATTACTCGATGAAATTTTATCAACAGAAGGCTGCCTTACATTAGATGATTTATCACAAATTGTAGGTTTTTCAGATAAATTCATTGTATTTGGAGCAGGACCATCTCTAAAAAATCATGTTTTAATGTTAAAGGAAAATCATGATTTAAAAGATTATGTTTTGGTTGCAGCTGATGGTGCAACAACCGCTTTAATTGAAGAGAAAATCTCTCCAGATATTGTGTGCACGGATTTAGATGGAAATGTTGATGATATACTTCTTGCAAATCTTAGAGGGGCAAACATGGTAATCCATGCTCATGGAGATAATATTGATAAAGTAGCTACACTGTCCTCACTTTTCAGCAATGTCCTTGGAACTACACAAGCACAGCCTATAGGGAATCTTTACAACTTTGGGGGATTTACTGATGGGGATAGAGCATTATTCCTTTCAGTTGCACTTGGGGCATCTGAAATTATACTTGCGGGAATGGATTTCGGAGATAAAGTAACTAAATATTCAAGACCGGACCTTGAAGTTAAAGTTGAGGGTGCTGATGAATTTAAACGTAAAAAATTATTGTATGCTGAAAAATTCACTAATTGGATAACTGAAAATGAACCAGTTAATGTGATAAACTTATTAGAATAA
- a CDS encoding ORC1-type DNA replication protein: MGIEDILMHDESLFQNINAFDPDYVPQDYNFRDTQMEAMAISIRPAMIGGQPSNAIVLGSPATGKTTAIRKVFELVEKSTEKVVCVYINCQLHTTRFGIFSQIYKKIFGHIPPETGVPFSRIYDQIMQNLQKNNKSLVIALDDVNYLFQSKTANKVFYDMLRAYEEYPGVKTAIFAILSDLEFKYAFDKNVNSVFIPQEINFPLYTYSEIEDILKNRAKAGFFPNVLPEDILEQIAMYTYENGDLRIGINLLKSCGNFAEASASREVTQEHFEQAIDSLVSINIRETLNSLNDMEKDLLKVISGWEGVCKAGELAEMYREKTNSSYASFNRTLDKLEFVRLIDTKFTGKGVRGNSREIILRFNPDEYLI, translated from the coding sequence ATGGGAATCGAAGATATTTTAATGCATGATGAAAGTCTTTTTCAAAATATAAATGCTTTTGATCCAGATTATGTACCTCAAGACTACAATTTCAGAGATACACAAATGGAAGCAATGGCAATATCAATAAGGCCTGCAATGATTGGTGGTCAACCGTCAAATGCTATTGTTTTAGGTTCACCTGCAACCGGAAAAACAACAGCTATAAGAAAGGTATTTGAACTTGTCGAAAAAAGCACAGAAAAGGTTGTTTGTGTTTATATTAACTGCCAGCTTCACACAACTCGTTTTGGAATATTCTCACAAATTTATAAAAAGATATTTGGACATATTCCACCTGAAACTGGAGTTCCATTCTCAAGAATTTATGATCAAATCATGCAGAATCTTCAGAAGAATAATAAATCTCTTGTTATTGCCTTAGATGATGTCAATTATTTATTCCAATCAAAAACAGCTAATAAAGTATTTTATGACATGCTTAGGGCATATGAAGAATATCCTGGAGTTAAAACAGCTATTTTTGCAATTTTGTCTGATTTGGAATTTAAATATGCATTTGATAAAAATGTAAACTCAGTTTTTATTCCGCAGGAAATTAATTTCCCCCTATATACTTACTCAGAAATTGAGGATATATTAAAAAATAGGGCAAAAGCAGGTTTTTTTCCAAATGTACTGCCTGAGGATATATTGGAGCAAATTGCAATGTATACTTATGAAAATGGAGATTTAAGAATTGGGATTAATCTTTTAAAATCTTGCGGTAATTTCGCAGAAGCAAGTGCTAGTCGTGAAGTAACACAAGAACATTTTGAACAGGCTATTGATTCATTAGTTTCAATTAATATTCGTGAAACATTAAATTCACTAAACGATATGGAAAAAGATCTTCTAAAAGTAATTAGTGGTTGGGAAGGTGTTTGCAAAGCTGGTGAATTGGCTGAAATGTATAGGGAAAAAACAAATTCCAGTTATGCTTCTTTTAACCGTACATTGGATAAATTAGAATTTGTAAGATTAATTGATACGAAATTTACAGGAAAAGGGGTTAGAGGAAATTCTAGAGAAATTATATTGCGTTTTAACCCCGACGAATACCTTATTTAA
- a CDS encoding archease, protein MKKFEYFEVTADIGFKAYGKNLNEAFENAGLAIFNIISDTNYINPTKEISFEITSEDNVSMLYDYLEELLFYHEVEFMLFSEFSVEISEGFSLKATIMGEEIDWDKHERKSEIKAITFHKMEVLETNPVKLQAIVDL, encoded by the coding sequence ATGAAAAAATTTGAATATTTTGAAGTAACTGCGGATATTGGTTTTAAAGCTTATGGAAAAAACTTAAATGAAGCTTTTGAAAATGCAGGTTTAGCTATTTTTAATATAATTTCAGATACAAATTATATAAATCCGACAAAAGAAATATCATTTGAAATAACCTCAGAAGATAATGTATCTATGTTGTATGATTATTTGGAAGAATTATTGTTCTATCATGAAGTGGAATTCATGTTATTTTCTGAATTTAGTGTTGAAATTTCAGAAGGATTCTCATTAAAAGCAACAATAATGGGTGAAGAAATTGATTGGGATAAACACGAGAGGAAATCTGAAATTAAAGCGATAACCTTCCATAAGATGGAAGTTTTAGAGACCAATCCCGTAAAACTCCAAGCTATTGTTGATTTATAA
- a CDS encoding RtcB family protein — MSIKDEIKKIKDNVYEIPGSFNKKMRASGRFYIADEYFDELEEGAVEQIVNVACLPGVQRYSIGLPDIHFGYGFPIGGVAAFSLRNGIVSPGGVGFDINCGVRLIKSNLTIDDIDGKLDELTEKLFKNIPSGVGSKGKIRLEENEINDVLDYGAEWAVNNGYGWPEDLEVLEENGRMVDADSSIVSEKAKKRGIPQLGSLGSGNHFLEVQIVDEIYNEEVAKVFGLEKGMIVVMIHSGSRGCGHQVCSDYLRVMDKAYKKYKVNIDDRQLACAPLDSKEAQEYIQAMAAAANYAWANRQMMTHWVRETFEEVLGKSAKEMEMDIVYDVAHNIAKMETHKIYNREEEVLVHRKGATRAFGPGCEEVPEKYRAVGQPVLIPGTMGTASYILHGTDVAMEETFGSTAHGAGRILSRSKAKKDYNADEITEDLESKGIKIKATSKNVIAEEAPGAYKDVDSVVRVSDETGIAKLVAKVKPLSVCKG, encoded by the coding sequence ATGAGTATTAAAGATGAAATTAAAAAAATTAAAGATAATGTTTATGAGATTCCGGGATCTTTTAATAAAAAAATGAGGGCTTCTGGAAGGTTTTATATTGCTGATGAATATTTTGATGAACTTGAAGAGGGAGCTGTTGAACAAATTGTCAATGTAGCTTGCCTTCCGGGTGTTCAAAGATATTCCATTGGTCTTCCTGATATCCATTTTGGTTATGGATTTCCAATTGGTGGTGTTGCAGCATTTTCATTAAGAAATGGAATCGTATCACCTGGAGGAGTTGGATTTGATATTAACTGTGGAGTTAGATTAATTAAATCCAATTTAACTATTGATGATATTGATGGCAAATTAGATGAGCTTACAGAAAAATTATTTAAAAACATTCCTTCTGGTGTTGGAAGTAAAGGTAAAATAAGATTGGAAGAGAATGAAATCAACGATGTACTTGACTATGGTGCTGAATGGGCTGTTAATAATGGATATGGATGGCCTGAAGATTTGGAAGTTCTGGAAGAAAATGGAAGAATGGTTGATGCTGATTCAAGTATCGTATCTGAAAAAGCTAAAAAAAGAGGAATTCCACAATTAGGTTCTCTTGGTTCAGGCAATCACTTCTTAGAAGTTCAAATTGTTGATGAGATTTACAATGAAGAGGTGGCTAAAGTATTCGGACTTGAAAAAGGAATGATTGTAGTCATGATTCACTCAGGTTCTAGAGGATGCGGTCACCAGGTATGTTCAGATTACTTAAGAGTAATGGATAAAGCTTATAAAAAATACAAAGTTAACATTGATGATAGACAATTAGCCTGCGCACCACTTGATTCAAAAGAAGCACAAGAATATATCCAAGCAATGGCAGCGGCTGCTAATTATGCATGGGCAAATAGGCAAATGATGACTCATTGGGTTCGTGAAACCTTCGAAGAAGTACTTGGAAAATCTGCAAAAGAAATGGAAATGGATATTGTCTATGATGTAGCTCATAATATTGCAAAAATGGAAACTCACAAAATTTACAACCGTGAAGAAGAAGTATTAGTTCACAGAAAAGGTGCAACTCGCGCATTCGGACCTGGATGTGAAGAAGTGCCTGAAAAATACAGGGCGGTTGGTCAGCCAGTATTAATTCCCGGAACAATGGGTACTGCGTCATACATTTTACACGGAACTGATGTTGCAATGGAAGAAACATTTGGTTCAACTGCTCATGGCGCTGGAAGAATACTTTCAAGATCTAAAGCTAAAAAAGATTACAATGCGGATGAAATTACTGAAGATTTAGAATCAAAAGGTATTAAAATTAAAGCTACTAGTAAAAATGTAATTGCAGAAGAAGCGCCTGGAGCTTATAAAGACGTGGATAGTGTAGTTAGGGTGTCTGATGAAACAGGCATTGCTAAATTAGTAGCTAAAGTTAAACCGCTCTCAGTTTGCAAAGGATGA
- the mtnP gene encoding S-methyl-5'-thioadenosine phosphorylase, with product MIGIIGGSGVYEITQKADSCSKKVVKTDYGEVTVSILEIFSKKIAFIPRHAQGHSIPPHKINYRANIDALRNVGVTQIIATNSVGSMNIDMAPGSFVVPNDFLDFTQNRIKTFYEDKVVHVDVTEPYCPNLRDILDRSGDVILGGTYVCTEGPRFETPAEIKMFKMLGGDLVGMTGVPEVTLARERGICYNSICIVSNYAAGISSNTLTIDEVFDIVSEKEHDLLELIYNFIKNAEDSPNCECHHALNGAEV from the coding sequence ATGATTGGAATTATTGGGGGTAGTGGAGTATATGAAATTACTCAAAAAGCTGATTCATGCTCAAAAAAAGTAGTAAAAACCGATTATGGTGAAGTTACAGTTTCAATTTTAGAAATTTTTTCCAAAAAAATTGCTTTTATTCCGCGTCATGCTCAAGGTCACTCAATTCCACCACATAAGATTAATTATAGGGCAAACATTGATGCATTAAGAAATGTGGGGGTTACTCAGATAATAGCTACCAACTCCGTTGGATCAATGAATATTGATATGGCTCCGGGTTCATTCGTTGTTCCAAATGATTTTTTAGATTTCACACAAAACAGAATTAAAACATTCTATGAGGATAAGGTTGTCCATGTTGATGTGACAGAACCATATTGTCCAAATTTAAGAGATATTTTGGACAGATCTGGTGATGTAATTTTAGGTGGAACATATGTGTGCACTGAGGGGCCACGTTTTGAAACTCCTGCTGAGATTAAAATGTTTAAAATGCTTGGAGGGGATTTGGTTGGAATGACTGGAGTTCCAGAAGTAACACTTGCACGTGAAAGGGGAATTTGTTATAATTCAATATGTATTGTATCTAATTATGCGGCGGGCATTTCATCAAATACTTTAACGATTGATGAAGTCTTCGATATTGTTAGTGAAAAAGAACATGATTTGCTTGAATTAATTTATAATTTTATAAAAAATGCAGAAGATTCACCAAACTGTGAATGTCATCATGCATTAAATGGTGCTGAAGTATAG
- a CDS encoding NifB/NifX family molybdenum-iron cluster-binding protein, with translation MRLAVVSSDGENVDLHLGKGKSVYIYEYVENKLNFIERRDIEISDDSKHQGGKVIKTCEDCDVLISLQYGFKSKIKADDVDLKLVIDEGPIDEVLQRYIDHYNFMHK, from the coding sequence ATGAGATTAGCTGTAGTGTCTTCCGATGGTGAGAATGTTGATTTGCACCTTGGAAAAGGAAAATCTGTTTATATTTATGAATATGTGGAGAATAAATTAAATTTTATTGAACGCAGGGATATTGAAATATCTGATGATTCAAAACATCAGGGTGGTAAAGTTATTAAAACTTGTGAAGACTGTGATGTTTTAATTTCTCTTCAATACGGATTTAAATCTAAAATTAAAGCGGATGATGTGGATTTAAAGCTGGTTATTGATGAAGGTCCAATTGATGAAGTTCTACAAAGATATATTGATCATTATAACTTCATGCATAAATAA
- a CDS encoding flavodoxin family protein, with protein sequence MSKYIIVTGSPRVGANSDAIAEFIKESLGTNDVEIWNIYEKDYTYCHADNACKELGHCSIDDDATDLVADLKEADGAFLISPIYFGRLPGPVYTIIDRFYGVFNPAKGLDVPSPDKKIGFVLTMGGDEEAVKNAEPVAAQAGFAFSVVGFGASDSVILGGNNDPTAFANSDEEQAKVKTLVDWML encoded by the coding sequence ATGTCTAAATATATAATTGTTACCGGAAGCCCACGTGTGGGAGCAAATTCAGATGCTATTGCTGAATTCATCAAAGAGTCATTAGGAACTAATGATGTCGAAATTTGGAATATATATGAAAAAGATTACACTTACTGTCATGCAGACAATGCTTGTAAGGAATTAGGGCACTGTTCAATAGATGATGATGCTACAGATTTAGTGGCCGATTTAAAAGAAGCTGATGGTGCATTTTTAATCTCCCCCATCTACTTTGGACGTTTGCCGGGTCCTGTTTACACTATAATTGACAGATTTTATGGTGTTTTTAACCCTGCTAAAGGATTGGATGTGCCTTCTCCAGATAAAAAAATAGGTTTTGTTCTCACTATGGGTGGGGATGAAGAAGCAGTTAAAAATGCCGAACCTGTAGCTGCTCAAGCAGGTTTTGCATTTTCAGTTGTTGGTTTTGGAGCTTCTGATAGTGTTATTTTAGGTGGCAACAACGATCCTACTGCATTTGCAAATAGTGATGAGGAACAAGCAAAAGTTAAAACTTTGGTCGACTGGATGTTATAA
- a CDS encoding 30S ribosomal protein S3ae: protein MAKAKARRRVRDTWKEKSWYTIKTPVNFEDKEIGETPAKDPELLIGRGVEVTMRELTGDFSKQYIKLRFEIDNVAGEVANTKFTGHKTTTDYVRSMIRRGTSRIDASTIATTKDGRKIKLQVLAVTVRRAKSSQQKYMRKVIEDLLNEAAAEKSFDELIKVVVNGKLASEIYHNAKKIYPLKRVEIIKSKVIK, encoded by the coding sequence ATGGCAAAAGCAAAAGCAAGACGTAGAGTACGTGATACATGGAAAGAAAAATCCTGGTATACTATTAAAACCCCAGTGAACTTTGAAGATAAAGAAATTGGAGAAACTCCTGCAAAAGACCCTGAACTTCTTATAGGAAGAGGTGTAGAAGTTACTATGAGAGAATTAACTGGAGACTTCTCAAAACAGTACATCAAACTCAGATTTGAAATTGATAATGTTGCAGGTGAAGTTGCAAACACTAAATTCACCGGACACAAAACTACTACTGATTATGTAAGAAGCATGATTAGAAGAGGAACTTCTAGAATTGATGCTTCTACTATTGCAACTACTAAAGATGGTCGCAAAATCAAACTTCAAGTTCTTGCTGTAACTGTAAGAAGAGCAAAATCTTCCCAACAAAAATACATGAGAAAAGTAATTGAAGATTTACTCAATGAGGCAGCAGCTGAAAAATCATTCGACGAATTAATAAAAGTTGTTGTAAATGGTAAATTAGCATCTGAAATTTATCACAATGCTAAAAAAATATATCCACTTAAAAGAGTGGAAATTATCAAAAGTAAAGTAATCAAATAG